DNA sequence from the Pseudomonas tritici genome:
ATCCAACCGGCGCCTGTTTAAATCTAGCGGGTTTCTTCAGGTGTCGGGGCTTCGGGTTCGACGGACGCTTCGGCAGCGCCATCCACTCGATGCAGGGCCACCTGACGGATCGACAGGCGAATCTCCGCCGGCAACACCCGCTTGGCTGCGCCTTCAGCCAGCTCACCCAGCAGGTCGTGGTAGCTCAGCTTGCCGGCTTCGTCGCGACGCAGCACATCTTGCTCCAACAAGGTCTGGATGAAATGTCGGAAAAGGCTCTTGTCGAAGAATTCCGGGGCGTTGAGGCCATGCAGGATCGACAGGCGCTGGGCCATGATCGTGCACAGGTCTTCCAGCTCTTCGGCGCTGATGCTGCTCTGGCCACTGTTGAGCAGCAGCGAAATCGCCATGTAGAAGCGTTGCAAGGTCTGGGCGATGCTCTTGGACAGCAGCGTCAGCAGTACGAAGTGCCGCGAACTCGGGGCCGGGCGCAGGAACACGTCTTTCTCGAAACGCAGCAGGCCCTGTTCGACAAAAGCCTCCAGCCATTGGTCAACCACCGTGTCCAGCTCTTCCAGCGACCAGCGGATAAACAGCTCCGATTGCAGGTACGGATACAGCGCGTGGGTGTAACGCAGGATCTGGTCGCGGCTCATGCGCGAGCTGCTCTGGAAGAAACTCGCCAGCAGCGCCGGCAGGGCAAAGATGTGCAAAACGTTGTTGCGGTAGTACGTCATCAGGACGGCGTTTTGCTCGTCCAGGTACAGAATCTTACCGAGGGCGTCGCTCTGTTCCGACAGCAGGTCCATGTCCTTGACGTGCTTGATCAGTGCCAGGCCATCGCCTTCGGGCAACGTGGTGTGAGGCGAGTAGGGCACGCGGCGCAGCAGCGCCAGGTACAGGTCCAACTGGCGCGCCATGGCTTGTTCGTCGAGCGCCAGGCGCGTGGTGGACAGCAGTGCCAGCGCTACCAGGTTCACTGGGTTCACTGCCGCAGCTTCGTTCAGGTGGCGCGCCACCTGTTCGCCAAGACGGTGGGTGGTTTCGTTGAGCCAGGCTGGTTTGTAGTTCGGGCCCAGTTCCTGGGAGCGCCAATCCGGCTGTTCGCTGTCGAGGAACTCGGTCAGCTTGATCGGCTCGCCGAAGTTGACCGCGACTTGGCCAAAGCGCTGCTTGAGCGCGCCGACCACCTTGAAAATATCGAAGATCGATTCTTTCTTCTTGGTCGCGCCGCGCAGCTCGCCGAGGTAGGTGCGGCCTTCGAGCACGCGTTCGTAGCCGATGTACACCGGCACAAACACGATCGGCATACGCGAGGAGCGCAAGAAACTGCGCAGGGTAATCGCCAGCATCCCGGTCTTCGGTTGCAGCATGCGACCGGTGCGCGAGCGCCCGCCTTCGACGAAGTACTCCACCGGGAAACCCTTGGTGAACAGGGTATGCAGGTATTCGTTGAACACCGAGGTGTACAGCGGGTTGCCCTTGAAGGTGCGGCGCATGAAAAACGCACCGCCACGGCGCAGCAGGCTGCCGATGACGGGCATGTTCAGGTTGATCCCTGCGGCGATATGCGGCGGCGTCAGGCCATTTTTGAACAACAGGTAAGACAGCAACAGGTAGTCGATATGGCTGCGGTGGCAAGGTACGTAGATCACCTCGTAACCCTGGGCAACCTTTTGCACACCTTCGATGTTATTGACCTTGATGCCGTCGTAGATCTTGTTCCAGAACCAGCTCAGTACCACTTCCAGGAAGCGGATCGCGGTGTAGGTGTAGTCCGAGGCGATCTCGTTGCCGTAACGCAGGGCCTGGGCCTTGGCTTTTTCCGGGGAGATTTTTTCCCGCTCAGCCTCGTCGGCAATGGCTTGGCGTACCAGCGGCATGTTGACCAGGCCTTTCACCAGATTGCGGCGGTGGGACAGGTCAGGGCCGATCACGGCGGTCTTCAGGTTACGAAAGTGCACACGCAGGATGCGTTGGGCCATGCGCACCGTACGTTCGTGGCCTTTATTGTGCTCGATCAATTCACGCAGGTTGATTGGCGCAGAGAATTGCACACGGGTCTTGCGACCGAGGATCAGGATGCTCAAGAACCGACGCAGACGACCTGTCACCGCCCAGCTGTCGGCAAATAACAATTTCCACGGGCTGGACTCGCTCTCGGGGGATTGGCCCCAGAACACGCTGACCGGAATGATTTGTGCATTCTCTTCGGCGTGTTCGCTGAGGGTGTTGACCAGGCGGGTCAGGGTCGGCGGCGCGCCGCGCTTGTCCTGGCGGCCAAGCCAGTCGGGCTCTGGCGTGAGGTAGAAGAACGCCGCCGCTTCCATCAACGGGCCGACCGCTACCGGCAGCACCGGGCGCGGCAAGCCGGCCTTGGTGCACTCGGCGTCGACCACGGCCAATTCGCTGAGGGAAGGTG
Encoded proteins:
- the plsB gene encoding glycerol-3-phosphate 1-O-acyltransferase PlsB, with protein sequence MTRSPFRRLVFGTLRRLLYLWVRSETINQSSLTLNLDRSRPVFYVLQSPSLSELAVVDAECTKAGLPRPVLPVAVGPLMEAAAFFYLTPEPDWLGRQDKRGAPPTLTRLVNTLSEHAEENAQIIPVSVFWGQSPESESSPWKLLFADSWAVTGRLRRFLSILILGRKTRVQFSAPINLRELIEHNKGHERTVRMAQRILRVHFRNLKTAVIGPDLSHRRNLVKGLVNMPLVRQAIADEAEREKISPEKAKAQALRYGNEIASDYTYTAIRFLEVVLSWFWNKIYDGIKVNNIEGVQKVAQGYEVIYVPCHRSHIDYLLLSYLLFKNGLTPPHIAAGINLNMPVIGSLLRRGGAFFMRRTFKGNPLYTSVFNEYLHTLFTKGFPVEYFVEGGRSRTGRMLQPKTGMLAITLRSFLRSSRMPIVFVPVYIGYERVLEGRTYLGELRGATKKKESIFDIFKVVGALKQRFGQVAVNFGEPIKLTEFLDSEQPDWRSQELGPNYKPAWLNETTHRLGEQVARHLNEAAAVNPVNLVALALLSTTRLALDEQAMARQLDLYLALLRRVPYSPHTTLPEGDGLALIKHVKDMDLLSEQSDALGKILYLDEQNAVLMTYYRNNVLHIFALPALLASFFQSSSRMSRDQILRYTHALYPYLQSELFIRWSLEELDTVVDQWLEAFVEQGLLRFEKDVFLRPAPSSRHFVLLTLLSKSIAQTLQRFYMAISLLLNSGQSSISAEELEDLCTIMAQRLSILHGLNAPEFFDKSLFRHFIQTLLEQDVLRRDEAGKLSYHDLLGELAEGAAKRVLPAEIRLSIRQVALHRVDGAAEASVEPEAPTPEETR